A genomic stretch from Sulfurimonas sediminis includes:
- a CDS encoding 4Fe-4S dicluster domain-containing protein produces the protein MSLLTLDVSKCVHTSNKFAICDKCVTACPVQTIHLENSTISFTPSECVGCGGCDAVCPTAAYTLDDFNPMNYIFQFLEDEKSVLTCKDENFPCIASLSVEELLSLALISAEKITLDVGPCGECEIAKTNLAVINNRAEEVNFLLEAMQQEKSLSVAALNFEIKKESDTLSRRKLLSKEGVKTAISIKQQLQNEVDASDTNVKRHTVTAKDIMKIKEKTIPDRRSLLLMAMKRAKVPEMYHTISVEDISFISQKDLDEITCTNCQMCYRICPTGALSSDHRGSKIDFNPLACVQCHSCHDVCEPNSLTLRKTFSLSTFFEPKIETLVRFDIKRCDECGNFFAYQGGEKICNRCRIEEEEAKELWGIQ, from the coding sequence ATGAGCCTTTTAACTTTAGATGTCAGCAAATGTGTGCATACTTCAAACAAGTTTGCAATATGTGACAAATGTGTAACTGCATGCCCTGTCCAAACAATTCATCTGGAAAACTCTACAATCTCCTTCACACCGAGTGAATGTGTAGGCTGTGGAGGCTGTGATGCGGTTTGCCCTACTGCGGCATATACACTGGATGATTTTAACCCAATGAATTATATTTTCCAGTTTTTGGAAGATGAAAAGAGTGTGCTTACATGTAAAGATGAAAATTTTCCCTGTATAGCCTCATTGAGTGTTGAAGAGTTGTTGAGTCTTGCATTGATATCTGCAGAAAAAATCACTCTGGATGTGGGACCCTGTGGCGAGTGTGAAATAGCAAAAACAAATCTTGCTGTTATAAACAACAGAGCAGAGGAGGTGAATTTCCTGCTTGAAGCGATGCAACAGGAAAAAAGCCTGAGTGTTGCAGCATTGAATTTTGAAATAAAAAAAGAAAGTGATACTTTAAGCCGGCGCAAACTGCTCTCAAAAGAGGGTGTTAAAACTGCAATATCTATCAAACAGCAACTGCAAAATGAAGTTGATGCGAGTGATACGAACGTAAAGAGACATACAGTTACAGCAAAAGATATCATGAAAATAAAAGAGAAGACTATACCGGACAGGCGAAGCCTGCTGCTTATGGCTATGAAGCGTGCCAAAGTGCCCGAAATGTATCATACGATTTCGGTAGAGGACATCTCATTTATTTCACAAAAGGATCTGGATGAGATTACATGTACCAATTGTCAGATGTGTTATAGAATCTGTCCAACCGGTGCTCTAAGCTCAGATCACAGAGGCAGTAAAATTGATTTTAATCCGCTTGCCTGTGTACAGTGTCACAGCTGTCATGATGTTTGTGAACCAAATTCTTTAACGCTGAGAAAAACATTTTCGCTCAGCACTTTTTTTGAACCGAAAATTGAGACTTTGGTGCGTTTTGACATTAAAAGATGTGATGAATGCGGGAACTTTTTTGCCTATCAGGGTGGAGAGAAAATCTGTAACAGATGCCGGATTGAAGAAGAAGAAGCAAAAGAACTATGGGGGATACAATGA
- a CDS encoding TorD/DmsD family molecular chaperone — protein sequence MNNDLKQEQTARINLYALISRIMMSEIDEGLLKSIEEDENMLSFFPTFKEWKKRKELDSKDLIERYLNVDFTNLFLLHLIPYESFYTRDDQMLETGGDNPVQAIFNAFEFNVQLDKARVMAADHIAIELEFMYELCRAELKALEEGNSKVAQEIAQIQYGFMRDHILEWAPMYLLNVKSEAGTAFYFDAADLALEFLMSDFEYLTELKNSGYNHQA from the coding sequence ATGAATAATGATTTAAAACAAGAGCAGACTGCAAGAATAAATTTGTATGCACTTATCTCAAGAATTATGATGAGTGAAATTGATGAAGGGCTATTAAAATCAATAGAAGAAGACGAAAATATGCTCTCTTTTTTTCCAACATTCAAAGAATGGAAAAAAAGAAAAGAGCTTGATTCAAAAGATTTGATAGAAAGATATTTGAATGTTGATTTTACTAACCTTTTCCTACTGCATCTTATTCCGTATGAATCGTTTTACACGAGAGATGACCAGATGCTTGAAACAGGTGGAGACAACCCTGTACAAGCTATTTTTAATGCTTTTGAATTTAATGTACAGCTTGACAAGGCACGTGTTATGGCGGCAGATCATATAGCGATTGAGCTGGAATTTATGTATGAACTCTGCAGAGCAGAGCTAAAGGCACTTGAAGAGGGTAATTCCAAAGTGGCACAGGAGATTGCACAAATTCAGTACGGTTTTATGCGAGACCATATTTTAGAGTGGGCACCAATGTATTTGCTCAATGTGAAAAGTGAGGCAGGCACAGCTTTTTATTTTGATGCGGCTGATTTGGCTTTGGAGTTCCTTATGAGTGACTTTGAATACCTCACAGAATTAAAAAACAGCGGATACAATCACCAAGCATGA
- a CDS encoding molybdopterin-dependent oxidoreductase yields the protein MYLQSRRTFLKGAAFSVAGVAIAKGVFATDAIAESVSQSKFTNTPDTISFYPDQSEWDNFAELDGDDWKRGGIERHGVRSAENPDGIQVNNYTIVPTVCSNCEAGCGLTAWVNKDTMTVRKYMGNPLHTGSRGRNCAKGYAVTSQMYDPDRIPFPIKRAPGSKRGEGKWVRVTWDEAMAAIGKKMHDTLAKGDEISKKSIMYHVGRPNENGFGPRVPQSLGIDGYNSHTNICSAGARQGTIQWANDDRNSPDWANADLIFLQSSHAADAGHYFQQSAGLIAEARKRGAKMVVIDPRMSNSAGMADLWIPCWPGTEAALYLYLTNRILNEKKKDGSDIVNHEFVKEWVNWDRLMANKDYLQKMIGYGYISKMPKDDSYESFIEVAKELYAPYTKEFVAKECKLEGMEYKLDELWEMFVPAGAKVATYLWRAGPIGHRGGWMNTRAGFLPLVFVGAMRGDIGGVGMHHWHEISVAGKGDKATVAGKHPEKTDAWNEIAWPPEYPISTYEMGYMMPQIMMDDAWHEKWTKRGLKIPKSMAVYIPRMHNPLWINPDGFRWIEALKREDKFELSFNLSPTWSETNWYCDYVLPVGLAGERNDQQSTPSKPEQRIEFRQAVLRVAAEKSGWKAKRPERATLEAHMKFGLGEVWEESEFWPNLIVDYVDPDGSLGIRKYWASKKDPSRAVTVPEYFDAAMSLLPKLKAEATKLYAKEEFPVYSYMRDHGAWTEKTDVYKPQEEELEFDGTYYHAHGHKYSKDEVTKDEFGALWVKDGNFKKSIGIETDGKLREGFHSLSKKLEFFSEWLAEEWKWPEYAIPIYPRNDAESDKMVHLVTQVHHKHMKADNEFALNTIYRLPYNIHTRSVNSKHLMEISQNHNPVWIYTKDAEKLGIKRGDAIKVQIQDTLTGIKSGYFIAMAVPTEATRPGVLACSHHAGRWKLKDSVAIPGFEHQLGIMSLGSPKYEMTDDGKVGTMKPTEGIKPHEAWQFKEYNKDLDNIWWDGLSGAWQNAVAPCHPDPIAGNHGWHQKVIITKAGADDKIGDIKVNYENNFKVYQAWRDQLTRPLTAADKLRRPYHIKRPVKPSQKAYEFNIKDV from the coding sequence ATGTATTTACAAAGTAGAAGAACATTTTTAAAAGGTGCTGCATTCAGCGTAGCTGGTGTAGCCATAGCTAAAGGGGTATTTGCAACAGATGCAATTGCCGAATCTGTTAGCCAAAGTAAGTTTACAAACACCCCTGATACAATTTCTTTTTATCCTGACCAATCAGAGTGGGACAATTTTGCGGAGCTTGACGGAGATGACTGGAAACGTGGCGGTATTGAGCGCCATGGTGTAAGAAGTGCTGAAAATCCTGACGGTATCCAGGTAAACAATTATACAATCGTTCCTACAGTTTGTTCAAACTGTGAAGCAGGTTGTGGTCTGACTGCATGGGTTAACAAAGATACTATGACGGTAAGAAAATATATGGGTAATCCGTTACATACAGGTTCTCGCGGTAGAAACTGTGCCAAAGGGTATGCTGTAACTTCTCAAATGTATGATCCGGATCGTATTCCGTTTCCTATTAAACGTGCGCCGGGTTCCAAGCGTGGTGAAGGAAAGTGGGTTCGTGTCACTTGGGATGAAGCGATGGCTGCCATTGGTAAGAAAATGCATGACACACTTGCAAAAGGTGATGAGATTTCTAAAAAATCTATCATGTATCATGTCGGTCGTCCAAATGAAAATGGTTTTGGTCCGCGTGTACCACAGTCTTTAGGGATTGACGGATACAATTCACATACAAATATCTGTTCAGCAGGAGCCCGTCAGGGAACTATCCAATGGGCGAATGATGACAGAAACTCACCAGACTGGGCAAATGCAGATCTGATATTTTTACAATCATCACATGCGGCAGATGCAGGTCACTATTTCCAGCAATCAGCAGGTTTGATTGCAGAAGCGCGTAAACGCGGTGCAAAAATGGTTGTTATTGACCCTAGAATGAGTAACTCTGCAGGTATGGCAGATTTATGGATTCCATGTTGGCCGGGAACAGAAGCTGCGCTTTACTTATACTTGACAAATCGTATTTTAAATGAAAAGAAAAAAGACGGTTCGGATATTGTCAATCATGAATTTGTAAAAGAGTGGGTTAACTGGGACAGACTGATGGCCAACAAAGATTATCTTCAAAAGATGATTGGTTATGGTTATATTTCGAAAATGCCAAAAGACGACAGTTACGAGTCTTTTATTGAAGTGGCAAAAGAGTTGTATGCTCCGTATACAAAAGAGTTTGTTGCAAAAGAGTGTAAACTTGAAGGCATGGAGTATAAGTTAGATGAACTGTGGGAAATGTTTGTACCTGCAGGAGCTAAAGTTGCTACATATTTATGGCGTGCAGGACCGATTGGTCACCGTGGTGGCTGGATGAATACACGTGCAGGTTTCCTGCCTCTTGTTTTTGTTGGCGCTATGCGTGGAGATATCGGTGGAGTGGGTATGCACCACTGGCATGAAATTTCAGTTGCAGGAAAAGGTGACAAAGCCACAGTTGCAGGGAAGCATCCTGAAAAAACTGATGCATGGAATGAAATTGCATGGCCGCCGGAGTATCCTATTTCAACATACGAAATGGGTTATATGATGCCACAAATCATGATGGATGACGCGTGGCATGAAAAATGGACAAAACGTGGGTTGAAGATTCCTAAGTCTATGGCTGTTTATATTCCAAGAATGCACAATCCTTTATGGATTAATCCGGATGGATTCAGATGGATAGAAGCACTCAAGCGTGAAGATAAGTTTGAATTGTCATTTAACCTGTCTCCTACCTGGTCTGAAACAAACTGGTACTGTGATTATGTACTGCCTGTTGGACTGGCGGGTGAAAGAAATGATCAACAGTCAACACCTTCAAAACCGGAACAGCGTATAGAGTTCCGTCAGGCTGTTCTTCGTGTAGCTGCTGAAAAATCAGGGTGGAAAGCAAAAAGACCGGAACGTGCTACACTTGAAGCACATATGAAATTTGGTCTGGGTGAAGTATGGGAAGAGAGTGAATTCTGGCCAAATCTAATCGTAGATTATGTAGATCCGGATGGTTCATTGGGAATCAGAAAATACTGGGCAAGTAAAAAAGATCCGTCTCGTGCGGTAACTGTTCCAGAGTATTTTGATGCGGCGATGAGTCTTTTACCGAAATTAAAAGCCGAAGCGACAAAACTGTATGCAAAAGAAGAGTTTCCTGTGTACAGCTATATGAGAGATCATGGTGCCTGGACAGAAAAAACTGATGTATATAAGCCTCAGGAAGAAGAACTTGAATTTGATGGAACATATTACCATGCACACGGTCATAAATATTCTAAAGACGAAGTAACTAAAGATGAGTTTGGTGCATTATGGGTAAAAGACGGTAATTTCAAAAAATCTATCGGTATTGAAACTGATGGAAAATTGCGTGAAGGCTTTCATTCATTAAGTAAAAAACTTGAGTTCTTCTCTGAGTGGCTGGCAGAAGAGTGGAAATGGCCGGAATATGCAATTCCAATCTACCCAAGAAATGATGCAGAGAGTGATAAAATGGTACACCTTGTAACACAGGTACACCACAAACACATGAAAGCGGATAATGAGTTTGCATTAAATACGATTTATCGTCTGCCATACAATATTCACACGCGTTCTGTGAACTCCAAACACTTGATGGAGATTTCACAAAACCATAATCCTGTCTGGATTTATACAAAAGATGCCGAAAAACTCGGTATTAAACGTGGTGATGCGATTAAGGTTCAAATTCAGGATACGCTTACGGGTATCAAAAGCGGTTATTTTATTGCAATGGCTGTACCAACTGAAGCAACACGTCCTGGTGTTCTTGCATGTTCACACCATGCCGGTCGTTGGAAACTCAAAGACTCTGTAGCTATTCCAGGTTTTGAGCACCAGTTAGGCATTATGAGCTTAGGTTCTCCTAAGTATGAAATGACTGATGACGGAAAAGTCGGAACAATGAAACCGACTGAGGGTATCAAACCACATGAGGCATGGCAGTTTAAAGAGTACAATAAAGATCTTGATAATATCTGGTGGGATGGTCTCAGTGGTGCATGGCAGAATGCTGTAGCGCCTTGTCATCCGGATCCTATTGCAGGAAATCATGGCTGGCACCAAAAAGTTATCATCACCAAAGCAGGTGCTGATGACAAGATAGGTGATATTAAAGTTAACTATGAAAACAACTTTAAAGTCTATCAGGCATGGAGAGATCAATTGACTCGTCCGTTGACTGCGGCAGACAAACTACGCCGTCCATATCATATTAAACGTCCGGTAAAACCAAGCCAGAAGGCTTACGAGTTCAATATTAAAGACGTTTAA
- the nrfD gene encoding NrfD/PsrC family molybdoenzyme membrane anchor subunit, translating to MVHETLAATNAVVTLDVAIPDIFWGWYVTMNMWAKSIGTGLVFMLFLLLKKNPSEMNGLRTPVMITSFIFMNIFLVFTWLDLHQMWRMWHIFFYPHWTSAITVGAWMATLFVGLEFVMIAVMIRKEKCLLTKQPTVFFDKTLFWVTLLAIPVTLYTAGIMAEATARELWQMPTESAQMILAATLSGSAAIILLGGSKLSDETKNFFGAILGLSALMAFIIYMSEYIFGAMKAEEVAAILGYVKGDGEYATMFWIGQWVAYILPMILVALSRVSNSSSLLNLAAILAIVGLWVVKHVWLVIPQLLPMS from the coding sequence ATGGTACATGAAACTTTAGCAGCAACAAATGCTGTAGTAACTCTAGATGTTGCAATTCCTGATATATTCTGGGGTTGGTATGTAACAATGAATATGTGGGCAAAAAGTATCGGTACCGGTCTGGTATTTATGCTTTTTCTTTTATTGAAGAAAAATCCGAGTGAAATGAACGGACTGAGAACGCCTGTTATGATTACTTCTTTTATCTTTATGAATATTTTCCTGGTTTTCACATGGTTGGATCTGCACCAAATGTGGAGAATGTGGCATATATTCTTTTATCCTCACTGGACATCAGCAATTACAGTCGGTGCCTGGATGGCAACTCTGTTCGTAGGTTTAGAATTTGTTATGATTGCAGTAATGATAAGAAAAGAAAAATGTTTATTAACAAAGCAACCTACTGTGTTCTTTGATAAAACACTTTTTTGGGTGACGCTTTTAGCAATTCCTGTAACACTTTATACTGCCGGTATTATGGCTGAAGCAACAGCACGAGAATTATGGCAAATGCCGACAGAATCAGCACAAATGATTTTAGCAGCAACACTTTCCGGTTCTGCGGCAATTATCCTTCTCGGCGGCTCTAAATTAAGCGATGAGACAAAAAATTTCTTTGGAGCGATTTTAGGATTAAGTGCCTTAATGGCATTTATCATTTACATGTCAGAGTACATTTTCGGTGCTATGAAAGCTGAAGAAGTTGCAGCTATCTTAGGCTATGTTAAAGGCGATGGTGAGTATGCTACAATGTTCTGGATTGGACAGTGGGTTGCATATATCTTACCAATGATACTGGTTGCGCTTTCACGAGTGAGTAATAGTAGCAGTCTTTTAAACCTCGCAGCTATTTTGGCTATCGTAGGTCTGTGGGTAGTTAAACATGTTTGGCTAGTTATTCCACAATTATTACCAATGAGTTAA
- a CDS encoding 4Fe-4S dicluster domain-containing protein, with the protein MQLGFLVDLHLCMGCKGCEIACKVENEVPLSTWRLRVKYVDVGTFPETKRTFTPLRCNHCENAPCERICPVSALHYIDNGIVNIDKERCIGCAGCVMACPYGAIYIDPETQTADKCTYCAHRIASSMMPACVVACPVEANIFGDLEDPASNISRYIQDHRDVQVRKPEKGTNPHHYYVGAGQASLNPLASRREEGYNLFNNITTLPLGGHH; encoded by the coding sequence ATGCAATTAGGTTTCCTAGTTGATTTACACCTGTGTATGGGTTGTAAAGGTTGTGAGATCGCATGTAAAGTGGAGAATGAAGTTCCACTGAGTACATGGAGACTTCGTGTTAAATATGTAGATGTGGGAACTTTCCCTGAAACTAAGAGAACATTCACCCCTCTTAGATGTAATCATTGTGAAAATGCACCATGTGAAAGAATTTGTCCGGTATCGGCTCTTCACTATATTGACAATGGTATTGTAAACATTGACAAAGAGAGATGTATCGGCTGTGCCGGTTGTGTTATGGCCTGTCCGTACGGTGCAATATACATTGATCCTGAAACGCAGACTGCTGATAAGTGTACCTACTGTGCACACCGTATTGCATCGTCGATGATGCCGGCCTGTGTGGTTGCCTGTCCGGTAGAAGCAAATATTTTTGGTGATTTGGAAGATCCTGCATCAAATATTTCAAGATATATTCAAGATCACAGAGATGTACAGGTTCGTAAACCTGAAAAGGGAACAAATCCTCATCATTATTATGTCGGAGCAGGACAAGCGAGTCTTAATCCTCTTGCATCAAGAAGAGAAGAAGGGTATAACCTGTTTAACAATATTACAACACTTCCACTAGGGGGGCATCACTAA
- the hisD gene encoding histidinol dehydrogenase: MIFVKSTDNDFDGKFEELLARGKMDIAHVSGIVGDIIEDIKTDKNLALRSHISKFDNWTPKNDADLKITTASMQKAYENIDKKLKDALHLAYDRIKAYHEKQKPKSWFDTEANGTILGQQVTPVESAGLYIPGGKAAYPSSLLMNVIPAQVAGVENIVICTPTPDNEPNELLLAACHLCGVREVYKVGGASAIAAMAYGTETIPKVDVITGPGNIFVATAKKMVFGEVNIDMIAGPSEIGILADESANANHLAIDLLSQAEHDEMASSILITPSQKLADAVKDEIEIWLTKLPRQEIARKSIEERGAIIVTKDMDEAVDLMNKIAPEHLEVATMSPFELLPYIKHAGAIFLGHNTPEAIGDYVAGPNHTLPTGGTAKFYSPLGVENFMKKSSIISFSKNAINEIGEECALIANTEGLTAHEQSVRVRLK, translated from the coding sequence ATGATATTTGTAAAATCGACTGATAATGATTTTGACGGAAAGTTTGAAGAGCTTTTAGCGCGCGGAAAGATGGATATTGCCCATGTAAGTGGCATAGTAGGTGATATTATCGAAGATATCAAAACAGATAAAAACCTGGCTTTGCGATCACATATCAGCAAGTTTGACAACTGGACACCAAAAAATGATGCAGACTTAAAAATAACGACAGCATCTATGCAAAAAGCCTATGAAAATATTGACAAAAAGCTTAAAGATGCCCTGCATCTTGCCTATGACAGAATAAAAGCATATCATGAAAAGCAAAAACCGAAATCATGGTTTGATACAGAAGCAAACGGAACGATTTTAGGACAGCAGGTGACTCCGGTTGAGAGCGCGGGGCTTTATATTCCCGGAGGAAAAGCAGCCTACCCTTCATCTTTGCTTATGAACGTTATTCCTGCTCAGGTTGCGGGTGTTGAAAACATTGTTATCTGTACGCCGACACCGGATAATGAACCAAATGAGCTTTTGCTCGCTGCCTGTCATCTTTGCGGTGTGCGTGAGGTCTACAAAGTGGGTGGAGCAAGTGCTATCGCGGCAATGGCGTATGGAACCGAGACAATTCCGAAAGTGGATGTTATTACAGGGCCTGGAAATATTTTTGTGGCAACGGCTAAAAAAATGGTTTTCGGCGAAGTCAATATTGACATGATAGCCGGGCCGAGTGAAATAGGTATTTTGGCAGATGAGAGTGCCAATGCCAACCATCTGGCTATAGATTTGCTTTCTCAGGCAGAACATGACGAAATGGCAAGTTCTATTTTGATTACACCTTCACAAAAACTGGCTGATGCTGTAAAAGACGAAATTGAAATATGGCTTACAAAACTTCCACGCCAAGAGATAGCCCGAAAATCTATAGAAGAAAGAGGCGCAATCATCGTGACAAAAGATATGGATGAAGCGGTTGATTTGATGAACAAAATAGCACCCGAACATCTTGAAGTCGCTACGATGAGCCCTTTTGAACTTTTGCCGTATATCAAGCATGCCGGAGCAATATTCTTGGGACACAACACACCTGAGGCTATAGGCGACTATGTTGCAGGACCAAACCACACGCTTCCTACGGGGGGTACAGCAAAATTTTATTCACCGCTTGGTGTTGAAAATTTTATGAAAAAAAGTTCTATTATTTCATTTAGTAAAAATGCTATCAATGAGATTGGAGAAGAGTGTGCTTTGATTGCAAATACAGAAGGATTAACCGCTCATGAACAGTCTGTTCGTGTTCGCCTAAAATAA
- a CDS encoding thioredoxin family protein, producing the protein MGKLLLVLAFVLTTSLMADEIHWAKDYQEGMAQAQKEHKPVLFIISSHSCKYCLLLDKTTLKDEKVVQKINKNFIAVRSWTDKRDYIPAVLAQNTPGLPGIWFLLPNGDPMFQPLLGYAKKDVFLQALEIVQKEFNTNQKRVKK; encoded by the coding sequence ATGGGTAAATTATTATTGGTACTGGCATTTGTACTTACAACATCTTTGATGGCTGATGAGATACACTGGGCAAAAGATTATCAAGAGGGGATGGCTCAGGCACAAAAAGAGCATAAGCCTGTGCTTTTTATTATTTCAAGTCACTCTTGTAAATATTGTCTGCTCCTTGATAAAACAACACTTAAAGATGAAAAAGTTGTGCAGAAGATAAATAAAAATTTTATTGCTGTACGTTCATGGACGGACAAAAGAGATTATATTCCGGCTGTCCTGGCACAAAATACTCCGGGGCTTCCGGGAATATGGTTTTTGTTACCAAACGGTGACCCCATGTTTCAGCCACTTTTAGGATATGCAAAAAAAGATGTGTTTTTACAGGCATTAGAGATAGTGCAAAAAGAATTTAATACAAACCAAAAGAGAGTGAAGAAGTAA
- a CDS encoding shikimate kinase, producing the protein MKNIVLIGFMGVGKGSIAREALKYSSYMTIDTDDIIESMENRKIKKIFEENGEEYFRKLEKRVAKWLETSVHDTLISTGGGFYKQTNLQKIGTIVLLDSPFDAIIKRLKEHPNAKRKLKKRPLLADLKKAKKLYDERRPQYLKLADIIIDVTEKSAQECAKELLKKVKKHG; encoded by the coding sequence ATGAAAAACATTGTACTGATAGGTTTCATGGGTGTAGGCAAAGGAAGCATAGCGCGTGAAGCGCTCAAATATTCTTCGTATATGACGATAGACACTGACGACATTATAGAAAGTATGGAAAACAGAAAAATTAAAAAGATATTTGAAGAAAACGGTGAAGAGTATTTTAGAAAACTGGAAAAACGGGTTGCAAAATGGCTGGAAACAAGTGTGCATGATACACTCATTTCTACAGGCGGCGGTTTTTATAAGCAGACTAATTTACAAAAAATAGGTACAATTGTTTTATTGGATTCTCCTTTTGATGCTATCATTAAACGATTAAAAGAACACCCCAATGCAAAAAGAAAGTTGAAAAAAAGACCGTTGCTTGCTGATTTGAAAAAAGCAAAAAAACTTTATGATGAACGACGACCTCAGTATCTGAAGTTGGCAGATATCATCATAGATGTGACTGAAAAATCAGCACAGGAATGTGCAAAAGAACTCTTAAAAAAGGTAAAAAAACATGGGTAA
- a CDS encoding S41 family peptidase, with product MKNKKFITLGFASVATSIALMFSSSLFAESSIKDAQASRLQALEKFTKVISIVQQYDVDDVTIEELIDKALDGMMKNLDAHSNYLTEKDYKRLKVQTEGEFGGLGITVGMKDGALTVISPIDGTPADKAGLKAGDIILKIDDKSTIGMTIDEAVSLMRGKVGEPIDLLIVREGELKPLSIHIVRDIIKIESVHAKVINNDILYIRVASFDKKVVEDVTKEINKRKASTKGIILDLRNNPGGLLDQAVGLVDSFVDSGVIVSQKGRRKIENKTYSAHASNTLTKVPLVVLVNGGSASASEIVSGALQDHKRAVLVGENTFGKGSVQVVLPITKTEAIKLTIARYYLPSGRTIQAVGVKPDVVVTPGELKTHKNEFAIKEADLKKHLQEELEKVDGKKEETKEDKKDKKDIITPEMLNKDIQLKEAVDIIKALVIMKG from the coding sequence ATGAAAAACAAAAAGTTTATCACTCTAGGGTTTGCATCGGTTGCGACATCAATAGCGCTTATGTTTTCTTCTTCTTTATTTGCAGAAAGTTCCATAAAAGATGCACAGGCTTCTAGACTTCAGGCTTTGGAAAAATTCACAAAAGTCATCAGCATAGTACAACAATATGATGTTGATGATGTGACGATAGAAGAACTTATAGACAAAGCCCTTGACGGTATGATGAAAAATCTTGATGCCCATTCAAATTATCTGACAGAAAAAGATTACAAACGCCTAAAAGTACAAACAGAAGGTGAATTTGGCGGTCTGGGAATTACTGTTGGCATGAAAGACGGTGCACTCACAGTTATCTCTCCTATTGACGGAACACCGGCAGACAAAGCAGGGCTTAAAGCAGGTGATATAATTTTAAAAATTGATGACAAGTCAACCATCGGCATGACTATAGATGAAGCGGTATCCCTTATGCGGGGAAAAGTCGGAGAACCTATTGATTTACTGATAGTCAGAGAGGGAGAACTCAAGCCTCTTTCTATCCATATTGTCCGTGATATCATCAAAATAGAATCTGTACATGCAAAAGTAATTAATAATGATATTTTATACATACGCGTTGCCAGTTTTGACAAAAAAGTTGTAGAAGATGTTACGAAAGAGATAAACAAACGCAAAGCCTCCACGAAGGGTATTATTTTAGACTTAAGAAACAATCCCGGCGGATTACTCGACCAGGCAGTAGGTTTGGTTGACTCTTTTGTCGACAGCGGAGTGATAGTTTCCCAAAAAGGAAGACGAAAAATTGAAAACAAAACCTACAGCGCTCATGCGTCAAACACTCTCACAAAGGTTCCTTTGGTTGTTTTAGTCAATGGGGGAAGTGCCAGTGCCAGTGAGATTGTAAGTGGTGCACTGCAAGACCACAAACGCGCTGTGCTCGTAGGAGAAAATACTTTTGGAAAAGGAAGTGTACAGGTTGTCCTGCCTATTACAAAAACTGAAGCGATAAAACTCACAATAGCAAGATACTATCTCCCAAGTGGAAGAACTATTCAAGCCGTAGGTGTGAAGCCTGACGTAGTCGTTACTCCAGGTGAGCTTAAAACACATAAAAACGAATTTGCCATAAAAGAAGCTGACCTGAAAAAACACCTGCAAGAAGAACTTGAAAAAGTTGACGGAAAAAAAGAAGAGACTAAAGAAGATAAAAAAGATAAAAAAGATATAATTACGCCAGAAATGCTCAACAAAGACATTCAACTCAAAGAAGCCGTTGACATCATAAAAGCTCTTGTAATAATGAAAGGATAA